The following are from one region of the Penaeus vannamei isolate JL-2024 chromosome 28, ASM4276789v1, whole genome shotgun sequence genome:
- the LOC138867127 gene encoding uncharacterized protein — translation MGGESLRRRPKDKCDTAAEPQFKAHHHHPPPVYQPKVVCRYDIRRMMNTESSAMFINHHSYDEDPSDAIPLDNLGKVEHQKVEEHRKVVGHRTVEDYQSLAYYQGLAYYQGLAYYQDLAYYQGLAYYQDLAYYQGLAYYQGLAYYQSLAYYQGLAYYQGLAYYQGLAYYQGLAYYQGLAYYQGLAYYQGLAYYQGLAYYQGLAYYQSLAYYQGLAYYQGLAYYQGLAYYQGLAYYQGLAYYQGLAYYQDLAYYQDLAYYQDLAYYQDLAYYQGLAYYQGLAYYQGLAYYQGLAYYQGLAYYQDLAYQDLAYYQGLAYYQGLAYYQGLAYYQGLAYYQGLAYYQGLAYYQGLAYYQGLAYYLWH, via the exons ATGGGTGGagagagcctgaggaggagacccaaagACAAATGTGACACCGCTGCTGAACCTCAATTTAaggctcatcatcatcatccccctcccgtTTATCAACCAAAGGTAGTGTGCAGATATGACATAAGAAGGATGATGAACACGGAGTCAAGTGCCATGTTTATTAAT CACCATTCTTATGATGAGGATCCATCTGACGCTATACCATTGGATAACCTTGGAAAGGTTGAGCATCAAAAGGTTGAGGAGCATCGAAAGGTTGTGGGTCACCGAACGGTTGAGGATTACCAAAGCCTTGCATATTACCAGGGCCTTGCATATTACCAGGGCCTTGCATATTACCAGGACCTTGCATATTACCAGGGCCTTGCATATTACCAGGACCTTGCATATTACCAGGGCCTTGCATATTACCAGGGCCTGGCATATTACCAAAGCCTTGCATATTACCAGGGCCTTGCATATTACCAGGGCCTGGCATATTACCAGGGCCTGGCATATTACCAGGGCCTGGCATATTACCAGGGCCTGGCATATTACCAGGGCCTTGCATATTACCAGGGCCTTGCATATTACCAGGGCCTTGCATATTACCAGGGCCTGGCATATTACCAAAGCCTTGCATATTACCAGGGCCTTGCATATTACCAGGGCCTTGCATATTACCAGGGCCTGGCATATTACCAGGGCCTTGCATATTACCAGGGCCTTGCATATTACCAGGGCCTTGCATATTACCAGGACCTTGCATATTACCAGGACCTTGCATATTACCAGGACCTTGCATATTACCAGGACCTTGCATATTACCAGGGCCTTGCATATTACCAGGGCCTTGCATATTACCAGGGCCTTGCATATTACCAGGGCCTTGCATATTACCAGGGCCTTGCATATTACCAGGACCTTGCATACCAGGACCTTGCATATTACCAGGGCCTTGCATATTACCAGGGCCTTGCATATTACCAGGGCCTTGCATATTACCAGGGCCTTGCATATTACCAGGGCCTTGCATATTACCAGGGCCTTGCATATTATCAGGGCCTTGCATATTATCAGGGCCTTGCATATTACCTTTGGCATTAG
- the LOC138867128 gene encoding nestin-like — protein sequence MTTLPCEKETQEVALEPEETQESAEKEIQEVGREAAEKETQKVSLDPENENQEVAREAAKKETQEVSLDPENENQEVAREAAKKETQEVSLDPENENQEVARVAAEKETQEVSLDPENENQEVAREAAKKETQEVSLDPENENQEVAREAAKKETQEVSLDPENENQEVARVAAEKETQEVSLDPENENQEVARVAAKKETQEVSLDPENENQEVAREAAKKETQEVSLDPENENQEVAREAAKKETQEVSLDPENENQEVARVAAEKETQEVSLDPENENQEVAREAAEKETQEVSLDPENENQEVAREAAKKETQEVSLDPENENQEVAREAAEKETQEVSLDPENENQEVAREAAKKETQEVSLDPENENQEVAREAAKKETQEVSLDPENENQEVARVAAEETQEVAREAAEKETQEVAHKKYAYKNNQR from the exons ATGACGACCCTCCCAtgcgaaaaggagacccaggaagtcgcccttgaacccgaggagacccaggaa tcggccgagaaggagatccaggaagtcggccgagaggcggccgagaaggagacccagaaagtctcCCTTGACCCTGAGAatgagaaccaggaagtcgcccgagaggcggccaagaaggagacccaggaagtctcccttgaCCCTGAGAatgagaaccaggaagtcgcccgagaggcggccaagaaggagacccaggaagtctcccttgaCCCTGAGAatgagaaccaggaagtcgcccgagtggcggccgagaaggagacccaggaagtctcccttgaCCCTGAGAatgagaaccaggaagtcgcccgagaggcggccaagaaggagacccaggaagtctcccttgaCCCTGAGAatgagaaccaggaagtcgcccgagaggcggccaagaaggagacccaggaagtctcccttgaCCCTGAGAatgagaaccaggaagtcgcccgagtggcggccgagaaggagacccaggaagtctcccttgaCCCTGAGAatgagaaccaggaagtcgcccgagtggcggccaagaaggagacccaggaagtctcccttgaCCCTGAGAatgagaaccaggaagtcgcccgagaggcggccaagaaggagacccaggaagtctcccttgaCCCTGAGAatgagaaccaggaagtcgcccgagaggcggccaagaaggagacccaggaagtctcccttgaCCCTGAGAatgagaaccaggaagtcgcccgagtggcggccgagaaggagacccaggaagtctcccttgaCCCTGAGAatgagaaccaggaagtcgcccgagaggcggccgagaaggagacccaggaagtctcccttgaCCCTGAGAatgagaaccaggaagtcgcccgagaggcggccaagaaggagacccaggaagtctcccttgaCCCTGAGAatgagaaccaggaagtcgcccgagaggcggccgagaaggagacccaggaagtctcccttgaCCCTGAGAatgagaaccaggaagtcgcccgagaggcggccaagaaggagacccaggaagtctcccttgaCCCTGAGAatgagaaccaggaagtcgcccgggaggcggccaagaaggagacccaggaagtctcccttgaCCCTGAGAATGAGAACCAGGAAGTTGCCCGAGTGgcggccgaggagacccaggaagtcgcccgagaggcggccgagaaggagacccaggaagtcgccc